One region of Vanessa cardui chromosome 20, ilVanCard2.1, whole genome shotgun sequence genomic DNA includes:
- the LOC124538640 gene encoding uncharacterized protein LOC124538640: MKMWSDFQGSGGGCGAKRRAGSPCEGGGKVARWEDSIARLEAVAAGAGGGECWRAEDEERRACRRRWCGGWCGAHDTIRAENGKSYLELGGAAARACCDGRAAGRCASRRCYRERRLKMMNLCALKLARFRQTADPSLRRSVLVCNTLRGIEREMERESAEETPAPFEAACAATAAGAARCEVLGARDPAAGRATPFPTPPPPDRDSGYGDEEQRTIDWGSVLSLSSRSALDPPEDAWPDDWGWSEDSFVRLLVPTS, translated from the coding sequence GGCTCGGGCGGCGGGTGCGGCGCCAAGCGGCGCGCCGGCTCCCCGTGCGAGGGCGGCGGTAAAGTTGCGCGCTGGGAGGATTCGATAGCGCGACTGGAGGCAGTGGCCGCCGGAGCGGGCGGCGGCGAGTGCTGGCGTGCCGAAGACGAGGAACGGCGCGCGTGTCGCCGACGCTGGTGCGGTGGTTGGTGCGGCGCGCACGACACCATACGCGCCGAGAACGGCAAATCCTACCTCGAACTGGGCGGCGCAGCGGCGCGTGCCTGCTGCGATGGCCGCGCCGCCGGTCGCTGTGCTTCGCGACGCTGCTACCGCGAGCGACGCCTCAAGATGATGAACCTCTGCGCCCTGAAGCTGGCGCGTTTCCGCCAGACCGCGGACCCCTCGCTGCGGCGCTCGGTTCTCGTGTGCAACACGCTGCGAGGTATCGAAAGGGAGATGGAGCGCGAGAGCGCCGAAGAGACGCCCGCGCCCTTCGAGGCCGCATGTGCCGCgacggcggcgggcgcggcgcgctgCGAGGTGCTGGGTGCCCGGGACCCCGCGGCCGGGCGCGCCACTCCCTTCCCGACGCCGCCCCCGCCAGACCGCGACTCGGGCTACGGCGACGAGGAGCAGCGCACCATCGACTGGGGCTCGGTGCTAAGCCTGTCGTCGCGATCGGCGCTCGACCCCCCCGAGGACGCGTGGCCCGACGACTGGGGCTGGAGCGAGGACAGCTTCGTGCGGCTGCTGGTGCCGACGAGTTAG